The Sandaracinus amylolyticus genomic interval CGCGGAGATCGCGATCGACGAGAAGCTGCGGCAGGCGTACTTCTGGCTCGTCAACAGCGCGATCCTCTCGCCCTTCTACGACATCGAGTACCAGGACGGGCCGAGCGCGAGCGTGGTGCTCGGAGACGCGAAGAGCCGGCTCGTGCTGCCGAGCGGGCAGAGCTACTCGTCGTTCGTGCTGCTGCCGCTGCTCAACCTCGCGGTGCGGCGACGATGTCTGCTCGTCGGTGGGCCGGGGCGCGGGAAAACAGCGAGCGCGATCCTGATGGGCGTCATCGCGGGCTACTCGATCCGCGACGTGCAGCGCGCGATCCAGCACGGTCAGCCGCAGATGACGGTCATGGATCTGCTCGGCAACCCGCTGCCGAAGGATCTCGTGAACGCCGAGGATCCCGAGCAGATCCGCATCGCGTGGCGGAAGTGGCTCGGCATGCGCGTCAAGATCGTCGACGAGTACAACCGCATCCCGACGCGCACGCAGAGCGCGCTGCTGACCGTGATGGCCGACGGCTACGCGGAGGTGCTCGATCAGATCTACGAGTGCCCGGACAGCGCTTGGTACCTCACCGCGAACGACGACGCGGGCGGTGGCACGTACCAAGTGATCGAGGCGCTGCGCGATCGCATCGACGTCGTGGTGAAGGCGCTGCACTTCAACCCGCGGCTGCTCGGTGATCTGCTCGCGCGCATGGAGCAGGGCGTCGATCCTGCGCGCGCGGTGCCGCCCGAGATCGTGTTCACCGCGGCCGAGCTCGATCGCGCGGAGAAGGAGATCCGCGCGGTCGTGATCCCGACCGCGATCCGGCGGCGGCTCGAGTTCTTCGCGTCGCAGTTCGAGCTGTGCGAGCCCGCGGGCGCGCAGTTCGAGTACAAGACGAAGGACACGCTGAAGCTCTCGAACGTCGAGTGGCACGCGGTGATCGCGAAGGACGAGGGACGCGATCGCGTGAAGGACCTCGGCTCGCAGACGAAGAACGGGCTCAGCGTGCGCGCGCTGATGACGTCGCTCGTGTTCACGAAGGCGATGGCGTACTTCCGCGGCGCGCGCGAGGTGTCGCTCGAGGACGTGCGGCAGATCCTGCCCTTCGTGCTGCACGACAAGCTCGTGCCCGATCTCGACTCGCCGTTCTTCGAGGCCGCGGGCAACGACGTCTATCGCGTGGATCGCATCGCGTGGATCCGGCAGCTCTTCGATCTCTCTTGCGCGGAGTACGACCGGCTCGATCTCGATCGCGACGATCCCGTCGGCGCGCTCCTCGCGCAGATGCGCGCGGGGCTCGAAGGGCTCGACGAGCGCGAGGTCCGCGCGCGCCTCGTGACGATCGAGCGAACGCTCGCGGAGCAGGCGAAGGGGCGCAAGCTGTACGGGCCGCTCTTCGACGACGCGCTCGTGCTCAAGTACGTGCACCAGCGCTACACGAACTACCTGCGCTGGCTCACGTGGAGGGGCGGGGCGCGATGATGATCGCGGGGCCGTTCGCGGACGCGCTGCGCGAAGGTCGCGAGCGGCACAACGCGCGGTTCGCGACGATCAAGCGAGCGTTCCCGTCGATCGATGGCGCGCGGTTCGCGACGCTCCTCGTCGAGGTCGGCGATCCGATCGTGCGCGCGGTGCACGCGCTCGACGCGTCGCGGACGCGCGCGGCGGCGGACGCGGTGCACGACGTGCTCCTCGAGGTCGTGGCGCGCGAGCTCGACCGTACGCGGCCCGCGGTCGTCGACGTGCTGTGCGCGAACGGCGTGGGGCTCGCGCCGGTGATCGCGGACGCGCCGCGCCGGACGCTCGCGATCGTGGTGAACGCGACGTTCCGCGTGGCGAGCGTGCTCGGAACGTCGCTGGACGCGTGGCGAGGCAGCTGTGCGCGCATCGCGCGCGCGCTCGAGGATGATCGCGATGCGCTCGGCGACGCGCTCGTGGTCGCGGCATGGCAGGCCGGCGTGCCCATGCTGCGCGCGGCGGCGCTCGATGCGCTGCTGCGGCTCCCCGAGCGCGTGGCGCGCGCGGTGATCGCATCGCACGACGGTGCGCCGATCACGGAGATCGTGGCGAAGCTGCGCGCGGACGAGTGGTCGATGCCCTCGCGCTTCGCGCGGCGTGGCGCAGCCGACCCGGTGTTCGTGCGCGCCGCGATCGTCGGCGGTTTCCGCGGGCTCGGCGGCCCGTTCGTCGCCCCGCCGCGCGCCGAGGTGCGGGGCGGGCGGCTCTTCGCGACCGTGGGCGACGAGCGGTTCGTGGTGTGGGCCGATCGCTACGGCGTGTCGCTCGAAGCGAGCGCGTCGAGCGATGCGAGCGAGACCACGACGAGCGATGCGCTCGCGCTGATGCACGACGGGCGCGTCGCGGGCTTCGGCGCGCGCAGCCCCGCGCCGCTCGTGCCGGTGCCGGTCGCGTCGTGGGCGTCGATCGGGCGCACGCTGATCGCGATCCCCGAGCGCTCGCATCGCGTGTGCGTGATCGGGCTCGCGGAGTCGACGTGAGCGAGCTCGAGGCGCTGCGCGCCAAGTGGCTCGCACGATGGGAGGACGCGCTCGCGTGCTGGAGCCGCTACACGCGCCTCTCTGCGCCGCGGATCTGCGTGACGCGCGAGGAGCTCGAGCGCGAGAAGATGTCGACGGCGTTCGCGCTGATTCGGCTCGTCGATCACGCGGTGGCGATCGACCTCGCGCAGATCGTCGACAAGGGGCTCGAGTCGCACGCGCTCGCGGTGCTCGCGCACGAGATCGGGCACCACGTGTACTGTCCCGGCGATCTCTCGGATCACGCGCGGGTGATCGCGCGGGTGCGGCGCGCGCTGCCGACGCGGGAGCACCTCGCGCCGTTCGTGTCGAACCTGTGGAGCGATCTGCTCATCAACGATCGCCTGCATCGCTCGGCGGGCGTCGACATGGCGGCGGTGTATCGCGCGCTCGGGCTCGCGGAGCGCACGAACGCGGTGTGGTGGATCTACCTGCGCACGTACGAGCTCTTGTGGGGGCTCACGCGCGGATCGCTCGCGGAGCGCGTCGATTCGAGCACGCCCGAGGGGATGCAGCTCGAGGGCGACGCGCAGCTCGCCGCGCGCGTCGTGCGCGCGTACTCGAAGGACTTCGTGCGCGGCGCGGGGCGCTTCGCGTCGTTGCTGCTCGGGCACCTGCTCACCGACGATGCGGCAGGCGCGCGACAGCGGTGGGCGATCCTGAACGACACCGAGTCGATCGGCGCGGGCGGCGAGGTCGACGGGCTCAGCGAGGTCGACGAGGGCGAGGACGACGTCCTGCATCCCGCCGAGGATCCGGAGGTCACCGGCCGCGACACGCCGCGCGACGAGACTCCGAGCGCGAGCCCGCGGTCGCGCGGTGTGATGCGCACGGGCACGAAGACGCCGCGCGGGCCGCGCGAGTACGGCGATCTGCTGCGCGCGATCGGCGCGTACACCGACGAAGACGACGTCGCGATCCGCTACTACACCGAGCAGGCGCGGCCGCACCTCGTGCCCTTCCCGCGGCGCGAGAGCCCGCGCGCGACCGAGCCGCAGCCCGAGGGGCTCGAGGTGTGGGAGCCGGGATCGCCGATCGAGCGTGTGGACTGGGTCGAGAGCGTCGTGCGCAGCCCGGTCGTGATCCCCGGCGTGACGACGATGGAGCGCACGTACGGCGAGTCGCCGGGCGCCGATCCCGCGCGCGAGCCGCTCGATCTGTACGTCGGCATCGACTGCTCGGGATCGATGGGCAACCCGCGGCTCGTGCACAGCCACGCGATCGTCGCGGGCGCGGTGCTCGCGCTCTCGGCGCTGCGAGCGGGCGCGCGCGTGAAGGTCGTTCTCTCGGGCGAGCCGGGTCGGACGATCTCGACGCCGGGGTTCGAGCGTGACGCTCGCACCGTGATGAAGCTGCTGACGTCGTACCTCGGCACCGGCACCGCGTTCGGGATCCATCGCCTGCGCGACACGTTCGCCGACGACTGGCCCACGCGCCGCAGGGCGGTGCACGTGCTCGTCGTGACCGACTCCGACGTGTTCGGGCATCTCGGCGCGGAGCGCGAGGGCCGCAGCGGGTGGTCGATCGCGCGCGACGCGATCGAAAGAGCGCGCGGCGGTGGCACGTACGTGCTGCGCCTCGATCCGAGCTCGCATGCCGCCGACGTCGCGCGGATGCGGCAGGACGGCTGGGACGTGCACCACGTGCGCGCGCTCGAGGAGCTCGTCGCGTTCGCGCGTGCCTTCGCGCGTTCGCGGTACCATCGCGCGCGTCGATGAAGAGCGGGCCCGACATCGCGACGCTCGTGCGCCGGCTCGCCGAGACGCCGGAAGACTTCCTCGCGGCGCCGCGCATCGGCGCGAGCGGCGTGATCGACGTCGCGGCGATCGTCGGCGACGTGCTCTGGGAGGTGTCGGGACAGCCGATGGATCGCTCATCGCTGACACCGCTCGACGAGGCGCACGCGTCGCGCGCGAACCTGCTGCGGCTGCGCGCGATCGCCGCGTGGCTGTTCCACGAGCCCTCGCTGCGACGGCCCGAGCTCGCGAAGGCGATGCTCGCGTTCCTGCTCGCGAAGGAGCTCGAGGAGCTCGCGACGCTGGTCGATGCCTCGCTCTTCGTGCGCGATCCCGAGCGACGCGAAGAGCTCGCGCGTCGCGCGTTGCTCGCGCTCGAGATGGTGCCCGACGGCGAGACCGAGGCACAGGCGCGCGATCGTCTCTCGTCGCTCGACTCGGTCGAGCGCACGCGGGTGATCGAGGCCGCGCGGCAGGCCGAGGCGCGAGCGCGGAGAGTGCGCGTGGAGATGGCGCGCAAGGCGGCCGAAGAGGCCGCTGCGAAGGTGTCGCGCGAATGACCGAGCTCGAGCCGCCCTCGCCCGAGCTGCTGCGTCTCTCGCCGCTCGCCGATGCGCGCGCAGCAGCGCGGGTGCGACGGATCGAGCAGCATCCGAGCGCGCCGATCTGGCGATGGCGCGCGGGAGATCGCATCGACGGCGAGGATCTCCGCGCGATCGCGGCGTTCGAAGCGACGCTGCGTTCACGCCGCGAGGACCTCGCGCACGATCCGAGCGATGCGCCGCCCGAGCGCGTCATCGCGTGGCTGCGATCGATGCGTGATCGCGTGCCGATCTTTCGCGCGCGGATCCGCGAGGGGATCGATCTCGCGCGCTCGTTCTCCGAGATCGCGACGTCGTCGCGCGAGGATCTCGCGCTCCGTCCCGAGCTCCTCGTGCCCGACGACGCGCCGCTCGAGCGCATGATCGTGTACCGCACGGCGGGCACGACGGGGCACGCGCTGCTCGTGCCGCACGATGCGCGCGCCGCGTCGTGTTATCTGCCGCTGGTGCGCGTCGCGCTCGAGCGCTGGGGCGTGGACGCGCCGTGCGGCGCCGACGAGATCGGCGCATTCAACGTCGGCGCGCAGCGCAGCACGGTGACGTACGCGTGCACGCTCTCGGCGTGGGGCGGGACGG includes:
- a CDS encoding AAA family ATPase, whose amino-acid sequence is MTRFGKVSQAPTLPTPAAGPRDWDVADLYSAPLEGAIALEHAEIAIDEKLRQAYFWLVNSAILSPFYDIEYQDGPSASVVLGDAKSRLVLPSGQSYSSFVLLPLLNLAVRRRCLLVGGPGRGKTASAILMGVIAGYSIRDVQRAIQHGQPQMTVMDLLGNPLPKDLVNAEDPEQIRIAWRKWLGMRVKIVDEYNRIPTRTQSALLTVMADGYAEVLDQIYECPDSAWYLTANDDAGGGTYQVIEALRDRIDVVVKALHFNPRLLGDLLARMEQGVDPARAVPPEIVFTAAELDRAEKEIRAVVIPTAIRRRLEFFASQFELCEPAGAQFEYKTKDTLKLSNVEWHAVIAKDEGRDRVKDLGSQTKNGLSVRALMTSLVFTKAMAYFRGAREVSLEDVRQILPFVLHDKLVPDLDSPFFEAAGNDVYRVDRIAWIRQLFDLSCAEYDRLDLDRDDPVGALLAQMRAGLEGLDEREVRARLVTIERTLAEQAKGRKLYGPLFDDALVLKYVHQRYTNYLRWLTWRGGAR
- a CDS encoding vWA domain-containing protein, encoding MSELEALRAKWLARWEDALACWSRYTRLSAPRICVTREELEREKMSTAFALIRLVDHAVAIDLAQIVDKGLESHALAVLAHEIGHHVYCPGDLSDHARVIARVRRALPTREHLAPFVSNLWSDLLINDRLHRSAGVDMAAVYRALGLAERTNAVWWIYLRTYELLWGLTRGSLAERVDSSTPEGMQLEGDAQLAARVVRAYSKDFVRGAGRFASLLLGHLLTDDAAGARQRWAILNDTESIGAGGEVDGLSEVDEGEDDVLHPAEDPEVTGRDTPRDETPSASPRSRGVMRTGTKTPRGPREYGDLLRAIGAYTDEDDVAIRYYTEQARPHLVPFPRRESPRATEPQPEGLEVWEPGSPIERVDWVESVVRSPVVIPGVTTMERTYGESPGADPAREPLDLYVGIDCSGSMGNPRLVHSHAIVAGAVLALSALRAGARVKVVLSGEPGRTISTPGFERDARTVMKLLTSYLGTGTAFGIHRLRDTFADDWPTRRRAVHVLVVTDSDVFGHLGAEREGRSGWSIARDAIERARGGGTYVLRLDPSSHAADVARMRQDGWDVHHVRALEELVAFARAFARSRYHRARR